In Populus alba chromosome 9, ASM523922v2, whole genome shotgun sequence, a genomic segment contains:
- the LOC118058921 gene encoding bifunctional dihydrofolate reductase-thymidylate synthase isoform X1 has translation MANLSNGNVNTQQPDRRRTYQVVVAATKDMGIGKDGKQPWKLPSDVKFFKDVTLTTSDLGKKNAVIMGRKTWESIPLEHRPFPGRLNVVLTRSGSFDIATAENVVICGSMGSALELLAASPYFLSIEKVFVIGGGQILRESLNAPGCDAIHITEIEMDFDCDTFIPAIDTSVFQPWCSSFPKMENDIRYCFTTYVRVRSSAIESHSQNNGVSSDGNSENSKFEVKKFSFLPKMVFERHEEYLYLRLVQDIITDGNLKDGRTGTGTLSKFGCQMRFNLRKTFPFLTTKKVLWRGVVEELLWFISGSTDAKVLQEKGIHIWDGNASRDYLDSSVGLKDREEGDLGPFYGFQWRHFGARYTDMHADYTGQGFDQLLDVIEKIRNNPNDRRIVLSAWNPSDLKLMVLPPCHMFVQFYVANGELSCQMYQRSADMGLGVPFNIASYALLTSIIAHVCDLLPGDFIHVIGDAHVYHAHIRPLQEQLHKLPKPFPILKINSEKKDIDSFVAADFELIGYDPHQKIEMKMAV, from the exons ATGGCAAACCTTTCCAATGGAAATGTGAATACGCAGCAGCCTGATCGTCGAAGGACTTATCAAGTGGTCGTGGCTGCCACTAAGGACATGGGTATCGGGAAAGATGGGAAGCAACCATGGAAATTGCCTTCGGATGTTAAGTTTTTTAAGGATGTGACCTTGACCACGTCGGATCTTGGGAAGAAGAATGCGGTTATAATGGGAAGGAAGACCTGGGAAAGTATTCCACTTGAGCATAGGCCTTTTCCTGGCCGGCTTAATGTTGTTTTGACTCGTTCTGGAAGTTTTGATATTGCTACTGCTGAGAATGTTGTGATTTGTGGAAGCATGGGTTCAGCCTTGGAGTTATTGGCCGCGTCTCCTTATTTTCTGTCGATTGAGAAAGTGTTTGTTATTGGAGGTGGTCAGATATTAAG GGAATCTTTGAATGCGCCTGGATGTGATGCTATCCACATTACAGAAATTGAGATGGATTTTGATTGTGATACTTTTATCCCTGCAATTGATACCTCTGTATTTCAGCCTTGGTGCTCTTCTTTTCCCAAGATGGAAAATGACATACGATATTGCTTTACAACTTATGTTCGAGTGAGGAGTTCTGCAATCGAGTCCCATAGTCAAAATAATGGTGTGAGCTCTGATGGTAATTCAGAAAACAGTAAGTTTGAGGTAAAAAAGTTCTCGTTCCTTCCCAAGATGGTTTTTGAGAGACACGAGGAGTATTTGTATCTCAGACTGGTTCAGGACATCATCACTGATGGCAACTTGAAGGATGGCAGGACAGGAACTGGTACTTTATCAAAATTTGGTTGCCAG ATGCGGTTCAATCTGCGCAAAACTTTTCCGTTTCTTACAACAAAG AAAGTATTGTGGCGAGGTGTTGTTGAAGAGCTCTTGTGGTTCATCAGTGGTTCAACAGATGCCAAG GTCCTTCAGGAAAAGGGTATTCACATATGGGATGGCAATGCATCCAGAGATTATCTTGACAG CAGTGTTGGGTTAAAGGACAGAGAGGAGGGTGACTTGGGACCATTCTATGGGTTCCAGTGGAGACACTTTGGTGCTAG GTATACTGATATGCATGCCGACTACACTGGCCAAGGATTCGATCAGTTGTTAGATGTTATTGAAAAGATCAGGAATAATCCAAATGATCGTCGAATTGTACTCTCAGCTTGGAATCCTTCTGATCTCAAATTGATGGTGCTTCCACCTTGCCATATGTTTGTTCAG ttctaTGTAGCCAATGGAGAATTGTCATGCCAAATGTACCAGCGTTCTGCTGACATGGGCCTTGGTGTACCCTTCAACATTGCATCTTATGCTCTCTTGACAAGCATCATTGCTCATGTCTGTG ATCTCCTTCCAGGCGATTTCATTCATGTGATTGGTGATGCTCATGTTTATCATGCTCATATCAGGCCTCTGCAGGAGCAGCTTCATAAACTGCCAAAGCCTTTCCCT ATTTTGAAGATCAATTCTGAGAAGAAAGACATTGATTCTTTTGTGGCGGCTGATTTTGAACTCATAGGCTATGATCCTCACcagaaaattgaaatgaaaatggcTGTATAG
- the LOC118058921 gene encoding bifunctional dihydrofolate reductase-thymidylate synthase isoform X2: MANLSNGNVNTQQPDRRRTYQVVVAATKDMGIGKDGKQPWKLPSDVKFFKDVTLTTSDLGKKNAVIMGRKTWESIPLEHRPFPGRLNVVLTRSGSFDIATAENVVICGSMGSALELLAASPYFLSIEKVFVIGGGQILRESLNAPGCDAIHITEIEMDFDCDTFIPAIDTSVFQPWCSSFPKMENDIRYCFTTYVRVRSSAIESHSQNNGVSSDGNSENSKFEVKKFSFLPKMVFERHEEYLYLRLVQDIITDGNLKDGRTGTGTLSKFGCQMRFNLRKTFPFLTTKKVLWRGVVEELLWFISGSTDAKVLQEKGIHIWDGNASRDYLDSVGLKDREEGDLGPFYGFQWRHFGARYTDMHADYTGQGFDQLLDVIEKIRNNPNDRRIVLSAWNPSDLKLMVLPPCHMFVQFYVANGELSCQMYQRSADMGLGVPFNIASYALLTSIIAHVCDLLPGDFIHVIGDAHVYHAHIRPLQEQLHKLPKPFPILKINSEKKDIDSFVAADFELIGYDPHQKIEMKMAV; encoded by the exons ATGGCAAACCTTTCCAATGGAAATGTGAATACGCAGCAGCCTGATCGTCGAAGGACTTATCAAGTGGTCGTGGCTGCCACTAAGGACATGGGTATCGGGAAAGATGGGAAGCAACCATGGAAATTGCCTTCGGATGTTAAGTTTTTTAAGGATGTGACCTTGACCACGTCGGATCTTGGGAAGAAGAATGCGGTTATAATGGGAAGGAAGACCTGGGAAAGTATTCCACTTGAGCATAGGCCTTTTCCTGGCCGGCTTAATGTTGTTTTGACTCGTTCTGGAAGTTTTGATATTGCTACTGCTGAGAATGTTGTGATTTGTGGAAGCATGGGTTCAGCCTTGGAGTTATTGGCCGCGTCTCCTTATTTTCTGTCGATTGAGAAAGTGTTTGTTATTGGAGGTGGTCAGATATTAAG GGAATCTTTGAATGCGCCTGGATGTGATGCTATCCACATTACAGAAATTGAGATGGATTTTGATTGTGATACTTTTATCCCTGCAATTGATACCTCTGTATTTCAGCCTTGGTGCTCTTCTTTTCCCAAGATGGAAAATGACATACGATATTGCTTTACAACTTATGTTCGAGTGAGGAGTTCTGCAATCGAGTCCCATAGTCAAAATAATGGTGTGAGCTCTGATGGTAATTCAGAAAACAGTAAGTTTGAGGTAAAAAAGTTCTCGTTCCTTCCCAAGATGGTTTTTGAGAGACACGAGGAGTATTTGTATCTCAGACTGGTTCAGGACATCATCACTGATGGCAACTTGAAGGATGGCAGGACAGGAACTGGTACTTTATCAAAATTTGGTTGCCAG ATGCGGTTCAATCTGCGCAAAACTTTTCCGTTTCTTACAACAAAG AAAGTATTGTGGCGAGGTGTTGTTGAAGAGCTCTTGTGGTTCATCAGTGGTTCAACAGATGCCAAG GTCCTTCAGGAAAAGGGTATTCACATATGGGATGGCAATGCATCCAGAGATTATCTTGACAG TGTTGGGTTAAAGGACAGAGAGGAGGGTGACTTGGGACCATTCTATGGGTTCCAGTGGAGACACTTTGGTGCTAG GTATACTGATATGCATGCCGACTACACTGGCCAAGGATTCGATCAGTTGTTAGATGTTATTGAAAAGATCAGGAATAATCCAAATGATCGTCGAATTGTACTCTCAGCTTGGAATCCTTCTGATCTCAAATTGATGGTGCTTCCACCTTGCCATATGTTTGTTCAG ttctaTGTAGCCAATGGAGAATTGTCATGCCAAATGTACCAGCGTTCTGCTGACATGGGCCTTGGTGTACCCTTCAACATTGCATCTTATGCTCTCTTGACAAGCATCATTGCTCATGTCTGTG ATCTCCTTCCAGGCGATTTCATTCATGTGATTGGTGATGCTCATGTTTATCATGCTCATATCAGGCCTCTGCAGGAGCAGCTTCATAAACTGCCAAAGCCTTTCCCT ATTTTGAAGATCAATTCTGAGAAGAAAGACATTGATTCTTTTGTGGCGGCTGATTTTGAACTCATAGGCTATGATCCTCACcagaaaattgaaatgaaaatggcTGTATAG
- the LOC118058920 gene encoding AAA-ATPase At3g50940: MFPSSSATQIPSAKTMISAAASAAATIVLFRSLVKEYLPYEFESYIFYKLKTMINSFSSEFTLVIEEYDNLNHNNLFKAAELYLEPIIPPDAKKLKISLTKKESKFSFSLDRNQEIVDTFNGVTLKWKFISKQVPIKYIPSPDNFNSMPKSEDKFFELSFHKKHRDMVIDVYLKHVIKKSKEMKEEKKSLKLFTLTPDRMSGRRGGVWQSVNLHHPATFDTLAMDMEGKRVIMEDLERFVKRREFYRRVGKAWKRGYLLFGPPGTGKSSLIAAIANYLNYDIYDLELTDLRTNSELRNLLISTENKSVLVVEDIDCSIELQDRLAQARAMMPSRHNPAYNQVNQYQVTLSGLLNFVDGLWSSCGDERIIIFTTNHKERLDPALLRPGRMDVHIHMSYCTPCGFKLLASNYLGFTEHPLFPCVEALVEKARVTPAEVGEQLLRYEEPESAITGLIEFLEDKSKRLKREDGNKDSNGESGTAEGKLAQELDGNNGEVVKKEEGAQEPDGENGEVVKEEGRNRGAVVKIQ; encoded by the exons ATGTTTCCCAGCAGCTCAGCCACCCAAATACCCTCCGCTAAGACTATGATCTCTGCAGCAGCCTCAGCTGCTGCCACAATTGTGCTCTTCCGCTCCCTTGTTAAGGAGTATCTTCCTTATGAGTTCGAAAGCTACATCTTCTACAAACTCAAAACCATGATCAACTCATTTTCTTCGGAGTTCACTTTAGTTATTGAAGAATATGACAACCTTAACCACAACAATCTCTTCAAAGCCGCAGAGCTCTATCTTGAGCCCATAATTCCTCCGGATGCAAAGAAACTCAAGATCTCACTGACGAAGAAAGAGAGTAAGTTCTCATTCTCTTTAGACAGAAACCAAGAAATTGTTGATACCTTCAATGGGGTTACTCTGAAATGGAAGTTCATCTCAAAACAAGtgccaataaaatatattccaaGCCCtgataattttaattctatGCCAAAATCTGAGGATAAGTTCTTTGAGTTAAGTTTTCACAAGAAGCATAGGGATATGGTTATTGATGTTTATTTAAAGCACgtgattaaaaaatcaaaagaaatgaaagaggagaagaagagtttgAAGCTTTTCACGCTGACCCCTGACAGGATGTCGGGAAGGAGAGGGGGTGTTTGGCAGTCAGTGAATCTTCATCATCCTGCTACATTCGATACGTTAGCAATGGATATGGAAGGGAAGAGGGTGATCATGGAGGATCTTGAGAGGTTTGTGAAGAGAAGGGAGTTCTATAGGAGGGTAGGCAAGGCATGGAAACGTGGGTACTTACTGTTTGGTCCACCAGGGACTGGAAAGTCGAGCTTGATTGCTGCAATAGCTAACTatcttaattatgatatttatgaTCTGGAATTGACTGATCTTAGGACCAATTCTGAGCTTAGAAATTTGTTGATCTCAACTGAGAATAAGTCCGTACTTGTGGTGGAGGACATCGACTGTTCCATTGAATTACAGGACAGGCTTGCACAAGCCAGAGCAATGATGCCTTCTCGACATAATCCAGCATATAACCAAGTAAACCAG TATCAGGTGACCCTATCAGGATTGCTCAACTTTGTGGATGGATTATGGTCAAGCTGTGGGGATGAACGAATCATAATATTCACTACCAATCACAAAGAAAGACTTGATCCTGCTTTGTTGCGACCTGGTCGTATGGATGTGCACATTCACATGTCCTACTGCACTCCATGTGGATTCAAATTGCTGGCCTCCAACTACCTTGGGTTTACAGAGCACCCACTTTTCCCTTGTGTCGAAGCGCTAGTAGAGAAAGCAAGGGTTACCCCCGCAGAAGTAGGTGAGCAACTGCTGAGATACGAGGAGCCAGAGAGTGCTATAACAGGTCTTATTGAGTTCCTCGAGGATAAGAGCAAAAGATTGAAGAGAGAGGACGGAAACAAAGATAGCAATGGAGAATCAGGAACAGCAGAGGGAAAACTTGCACAAGAGCTTGACGGGAACAATGGTGAAGTTGTGAAAAAAGAGGAAGGTGCACAAGAGCCAGATGGTGAAAATGGTGAAGTTGTGAAAGAGGAGGGTAGGAATAGGGGAGCAGTGGTAAAGATCCAGTAA
- the LOC118058918 gene encoding AAA-ATPase At3g50940 yields MFPSSSATQIPSVKTLISAAASAAATIVLFRSLVKEYLPYEVQNYFFYKLKTLINSFSSEFTLVIEEYDSLNHNNLFKAAELYLEPIIPPDAKKLKISLTKKESKFSFSLDRNQEIVDTFNGVTLKWKFISEQVPTKYMSRSAVNFNSIPKSADKFFELSFHKKHKDMVIDVYLKHVIKKSKEKKEEKKSLKLFSLRRGGGGVWQSVNLHHPATFDTLAMDMERKRLIVEDLERFVKRREFYRRVGKAWKRGYLLFGPPGTGKSSLIAAIANYLKFDIYDLELTDLRTNSDLRSLLISTENKSVLVVEDIDCSFELQDRLAQARAMMPSRHYLAYDQVNQYQVTLSGLLNFVDGLWSSCGDERIIIFTTNHKERLDPALLRPGRMDVHIHMSYCTPCGFKLLASNYLGFTEHPLFPCVEALVEKARVTPAEVGEQLLRYEEPESAITGLIEFLEDKSERLKREDGNKDSNGESGTAEGKLAQELDGNNGEVVKKELDESTGEVVKKEEGAQEPDGENGEIVKEEGRNRGAMVKIQ; encoded by the exons ATGTTTCCCAGCAGTTCAGCCACCCAAATACCCTCCGTTAAGACTCTGATCTCTGCAGCAGCCTCAGCTGCTGCCACAATTGTGCTCTTCCGCTCCCTTGTTAAGGAGTATCTTCCTTATGAGGTCCAAAACTACTTCTTCTACAAACTCAAAACCTTGATCAACTCTTTTTCTTCGGAGTTCACTTTAGTTATTGAAGAATATGACAGCCTTAACCACAACAATCTCTTCAAAGCCGCAGAGCTCTATCTTGAGCCCATAATTCCTCCGGATGCAAAGAAACTCAAGATCTCACTGACCAAGAAAGAGAGTAAGTTCTCATTCTCTTTAGACAGAAACCAAGAAATTGTTGATACCTTCAATGGGGTTACTCTGAAATGGAAGTTCATCTCCGAACAAGTGCCAACAAAATATATGTCAAGAAGCGctgttaattttaattctatacCAAAATCTGCGGATAAGTTCTTTGAGCTGAGTTTTCACAAGAAGCATAAGGATATGGTTATTGATGTTTATTTAAAGCACgtgattaaaaaatcaaaagaaaagaaagaggagaagaagagtttgAAGCTTTTCTCGCTAAGGCGGGGGGGAGGGGGTGTCTGGCAGTCAGTGAATCTTCATCATCCTGCTACATTCGATACGTTAGCAATGGATATGGAAAGGAAGAGGTTGATCGTGGAGGATCTTGAGAGGTTTGTGAAGAGAAGGGAGTTCTATAGGAGGGTAGGCAAGGCATGGAAACGTGGGTACTTACTGTTTGGTCCGCCAGGGACTGGAAAGTCGAGCTTGATTGCTGCAATAGCTAACTATCTTAAGTTTGATATTTATGATCTGGAATTGACTGATCTTAGGACCAATTCTGATCTAAGAAGTTTGTTGATCTCAACTGAGAATAAGTCCGTACTTGTGGTGGAGGACATCGACTGTTCCTTTGAATTACAGGATAGGCTTGCACAAGCCAGAGCAATGATGCCTTCTCGACACTATCTAGCATATGACCAAGTAAACCAG TATCAGGTGACCCTATCAGGATTGCTCAACTTTGTGGATGGATTATGGTCAAGCTGTGGGGATGAACGAATCATAATATTCACTACCAATCACAAAGAAAGACTTGATCCTGCTTTGTTGCGACCTGGTCGTATGGATGTGCATATTCACATGTCCTACTGCACTCCATGTGGATTCAAATTGCTGGCCTCCAACTACCTTGGGTTTACAGAGCACCCACTTTTCCCTTGTGTCGAAGCGCTAGTAGAGAAAGCAAGGGTTACTCCTGCAGAAGTAGGTGAGCAACTGCTGAGATACGAGGAGCCAGAGAGTGCTATAACAGGTCTTATTGAGTTCCTTGAGGATAAGAGCGAAAGATTGAAGAGAGAGGACGGAAACAAAGATAGCAATGGTGAATCAGGAACAGCAGAGGGAAAACTTGCACAAGAGCTTGACGGGAACAATGGTGAAGTTGTGAAAAAAGAGCTTGACGAGAGTACCGGTGAAGTAGTGAAAAAAGAGGAAGGTGCCCAAGAGCCAGATGGtgaaaatggtgaaattgtgaAAGAGGAGGGTAGGAATAGGGGAGCAATGGTAAAGATCCAGTAA